The following proteins come from a genomic window of Paenibacillus swuensis:
- a CDS encoding glycosyltransferase family 2 protein produces the protein MREGVQYSVIIPMYNEEAVIEETYRRLAQVMRETGERHELIFVNDGSRDRCAEQIRSISERDSNVKLIEFSRNFGHQIAITAGMDYAEGDAVIIIDADLQDPPEIIHEMIAKWQEGYEVIYAQRVQRNGETWFKKISAACFYRILKLSTDIDIPVDTGDFRLMDRKVVSQMKRITENNRYVRGLVSWVGFSQTAVYYVRDERLAGETKYPLKRMLKLCMDGILSFSYKPLKLAVYAGALLSGSGFIYLMYVLFMTLFTDSTSPGWPSIMSVNLIFNGFILLILGILGEYVGRIYDESKGRPLYIVRDTLGLNTEQSARSAHSAHSGSTREIVYD, from the coding sequence ATGAGGGAAGGTGTGCAATATTCGGTCATTATTCCCATGTACAACGAAGAGGCAGTCATCGAGGAAACGTACCGCCGATTGGCGCAAGTGATGAGGGAGACCGGTGAAAGGCATGAACTGATTTTCGTCAATGACGGCAGCCGCGATCGCTGTGCGGAGCAGATCCGGTCGATTTCCGAAAGGGACAGCAACGTGAAACTGATTGAGTTTTCCCGGAATTTCGGGCATCAGATTGCAATTACCGCAGGAATGGACTACGCGGAGGGGGATGCGGTTATTATTATCGACGCCGATCTGCAGGACCCGCCGGAAATCATCCACGAGATGATTGCGAAGTGGCAGGAGGGCTACGAGGTAATTTATGCCCAGCGGGTGCAGCGAAACGGAGAAACCTGGTTCAAAAAAATATCCGCGGCCTGTTTTTACCGCATATTAAAACTTTCGACAGATATCGACATCCCCGTGGATACGGGGGACTTTCGCTTAATGGACCGCAAGGTGGTAAGCCAGATGAAACGCATTACAGAAAATAATCGTTACGTGCGAGGCTTGGTCAGTTGGGTAGGCTTTAGTCAGACGGCTGTCTATTATGTGCGGGACGAACGGCTAGCCGGCGAAACGAAATACCCGTTGAAGCGGATGTTGAAGTTATGTATGGACGGCATTCTGTCGTTCTCTTACAAACCTTTGAAACTAGCCGTGTATGCGGGGGCGCTATTGTCCGGTTCGGGTTTCATCTACCTGATGTACGTACTGTTTATGACCCTCTTCACGGATTCGACCAGCCCCGGATGGCCTTCCATCATGTCCGTAAACTTGATATTCAACGGGTTTATCTTGCTCATTCTTGGCATTTTGGGTGAGTATGTAGGCCGGATCTATGATGAGTCCAAGGGGCGTCCGTTATATATCGTGCGGGATACGCTTGGGTTGAATACCGAACAGTCCGCACGCTCCGCGCACTCCGCGCACTCGGGCAGCACCAGAGAGATTGTTTATGACTAA
- a CDS encoding response regulator transcription factor, whose protein sequence is MGKVKGIKLLLVDDEPHILQFLELGLVNEGYEVRTSTDGMSAVMIAEDFQPHLVILDIMMPGMDGFEVCRMLKHNNAQIAIIMLTAKDEVGDRIKGLTLGADDYMIKPFSFDELLARIGARIRNQFPFLLGEVVYGPFRTDDRRKEITYAGTVLELSPTEYELLRFMVMNHGIVLSKPAILDKVWGYDFQGEENIVEVYIRSLREKLKDKEHQLIRTIRGSGYRMDFS, encoded by the coding sequence ATGGGAAAAGTTAAAGGAATCAAGCTGCTGCTGGTGGATGATGAACCTCATATATTGCAGTTTTTGGAGTTGGGCCTGGTGAATGAGGGGTATGAAGTTCGCACGTCCACAGACGGAATGAGCGCGGTTATGATAGCCGAAGACTTTCAGCCTCACTTAGTAATACTAGATATTATGATGCCTGGGATGGATGGCTTTGAAGTCTGTCGGATGTTAAAGCACAACAACGCTCAGATCGCAATTATCATGCTAACCGCCAAGGACGAGGTCGGGGATCGGATCAAGGGACTCACGCTCGGAGCGGATGATTATATGATCAAGCCGTTCTCCTTTGACGAATTGCTGGCACGGATCGGGGCGCGTATTCGCAATCAGTTTCCTTTTTTGCTGGGAGAAGTGGTGTATGGGCCGTTCCGCACAGATGACCGCCGCAAAGAGATTACCTACGCGGGAACGGTACTGGAGCTTTCGCCTACGGAGTATGAGCTGTTGCGCTTCATGGTGATGAATCACGGCATTGTGCTGAGTAAACCGGCGATTCTGGACAAAGTATGGGGCTATGATTTCCAAGGGGAGGAAAATATTGTCGAAGTGTACATCCGTTCCTTGCGTGAGAAGTTAAAAGATAAGGAACATCAGTTGATCCGCACGATTCGAGGCTCCGGCTACCGGATGGACTTTTCATGA
- a CDS encoding GtrA family protein: MTNRWTPLLKFGLVGVLNTAVDFLVFAGLSAAGVGVLPAQWISYGSGVANSYIWNRKWTFREQVSGSVSEFVKFILLNLMTLVIVSLLLWGMIHGMGFSLYLAKILATLLSVIINYIGSRTFIFRA; the protein is encoded by the coding sequence ATGACTAACCGTTGGACGCCTTTGCTGAAGTTCGGACTGGTAGGTGTACTAAATACAGCGGTGGACTTCCTTGTGTTCGCGGGACTCTCCGCAGCTGGGGTTGGCGTCTTGCCGGCACAATGGATCTCTTATGGCAGCGGTGTGGCGAACAGTTACATTTGGAACCGAAAGTGGACGTTTAGAGAGCAGGTAAGCGGAAGCGTAAGTGAGTTCGTGAAATTTATTTTGCTCAATCTAATGACATTGGTGATCGTAAGTTTATTGCTCTGGGGGATGATTCATGGGATGGGCTTCAGCCTTTATTTGGCCAAAATCCTTGCAACCCTTTTAAGTGTGATAATTAATTATATAGGCAGCCGAACCTTTATATTTCGAGCCTAA
- a CDS encoding ArnT family glycosyltransferase, with protein MILFQNIRIDRWLAGIALLALFLNGYNIWAEQYANAYYTMTVGSMLQSWSNFFFGALDSAGSVTVDKPPLTFWIQGAFAKVFGLYGWSVILPQALAGVGSVLLIYGLVKPGFGVKAARIGSLVFALTPIAVAVARTNNIDSMLVFTLLLATWLLFRGAREGRAGLLIAAFGVVGLAFNMKMLQAYMVLPAFYGFYLLAVRMQWRKKLGVLAGATAMLAVVSLSWAVVVDSIPADNRPYIGSSETNSVLELAFGYNGLSRLTGDQGPGNGPVGGPMNGQRMDGQVGTVAGTGAGTAMPDAAAQEAPSAVGNGTLPELNGVLPGALPGGFGGEGFPGGAGGMGGMFGTGEKGPLRLFQSALSGQASWLIPFALTASVILLAGMRRRRLTQQHIETLFWLAWLLPCAAFFSIAGFFHHYYLIMLAPPIAVLTGAGWTRLYETYRAEGRGWQTWLLPGAVAGTAVFQWYVMQPFNKTIGQGWSIGVLLTGIITAVMLAGFKQQEEKWMKTAAWAGLLVLLVGPLYWAATPITYGQNSMLPQAGPGGAEMSFGGGRGGAMPAMGMSGGTAGQGGSSNGDLPAFPEGMDAGDLPAQPNGKISGDLPALPNGSKPDNMPALPNGMTPDNLPPLPEGITPQEMMEMFRNGAGMGGMPGGMPGMNQEGVDEKTLAFLQESNTGETYLFATTDYTTAAPYIIDENEKVISMGGFSGQDPVYTPEKLEAMVKAGELKYFLLGGGGMRGGSGEVTAWIQKHGKVVPTGAWKSGESAADNTSNTSSTFNRLQDAPLMNRMFGEAILYEVILP; from the coding sequence CTGATTCTTTTCCAAAATATTCGCATAGACCGTTGGCTAGCAGGCATCGCCTTACTGGCGTTGTTCCTGAACGGCTACAACATCTGGGCGGAACAATACGCCAATGCTTATTACACGATGACGGTCGGAAGCATGCTGCAAAGCTGGAGCAACTTCTTCTTCGGCGCGTTGGATTCCGCGGGTTCCGTTACCGTGGATAAGCCTCCGCTCACGTTCTGGATTCAAGGGGCTTTCGCGAAGGTGTTTGGGTTGTATGGGTGGAGTGTTATTTTGCCCCAGGCGCTGGCGGGTGTCGGTTCGGTACTGTTGATTTATGGGTTGGTCAAGCCCGGCTTTGGCGTAAAGGCTGCAAGAATCGGTTCGCTGGTGTTCGCGCTGACGCCGATTGCCGTTGCGGTTGCCCGGACGAATAACATTGACAGCATGCTCGTGTTTACGCTGTTGCTTGCGACCTGGCTGTTGTTCCGGGGAGCGCGGGAAGGCCGGGCGGGTCTGTTGATAGCGGCGTTCGGCGTGGTCGGGCTGGCGTTTAATATGAAAATGCTGCAAGCGTATATGGTGTTGCCGGCGTTCTACGGATTTTATTTACTTGCGGTGCGGATGCAGTGGCGTAAAAAGCTTGGCGTGTTGGCAGGCGCAACGGCCATGTTAGCCGTGGTTTCATTGTCTTGGGCCGTTGTGGTGGATTCCATCCCGGCGGACAACCGTCCTTATATCGGGAGCAGCGAAACGAACTCTGTGCTCGAGTTGGCATTCGGCTATAACGGGTTATCCCGGTTAACGGGAGATCAAGGACCGGGGAACGGACCGGTCGGGGGGCCAATGAACGGTCAGCGGATGGACGGGCAGGTGGGAACGGTTGCAGGTACGGGTGCGGGAACAGCAATGCCCGATGCCGCTGCACAAGAAGCACCCAGCGCGGTCGGCAACGGCACACTCCCCGAACTTAACGGGGTGCTCCCGGGCGCCTTACCCGGAGGGTTTGGAGGCGAAGGGTTCCCAGGCGGAGCCGGGGGCATGGGAGGCATGTTCGGTACAGGTGAGAAGGGACCTCTGAGATTGTTCCAGTCCGCTCTGTCCGGTCAGGCCAGCTGGCTCATTCCGTTCGCGCTGACCGCAAGTGTGATCTTGCTTGCCGGTATGCGCAGACGCCGTTTGACGCAGCAACATATCGAAACCCTGTTCTGGTTGGCTTGGTTGTTGCCGTGCGCGGCATTCTTCAGTATCGCAGGCTTCTTTCATCATTATTACCTGATTATGTTGGCACCGCCGATCGCCGTGTTAACCGGCGCGGGATGGACTCGACTTTACGAAACTTACCGCGCGGAAGGCCGCGGATGGCAAACCTGGTTGTTGCCTGGAGCCGTAGCCGGCACCGCCGTGTTTCAGTGGTATGTGATGCAGCCGTTTAATAAAACAATTGGCCAAGGTTGGTCCATTGGGGTGCTGTTGACAGGGATAATCACAGCCGTGATGCTGGCGGGCTTCAAGCAGCAAGAAGAGAAATGGATGAAGACCGCCGCATGGGCAGGATTATTGGTGCTGTTGGTTGGTCCTCTATATTGGGCGGCAACCCCGATCACATACGGACAGAACAGCATGCTGCCCCAAGCGGGTCCCGGCGGTGCCGAGATGAGTTTTGGCGGAGGCCGCGGCGGTGCTATGCCAGCTATGGGAATGAGCGGCGGCACCGCGGGCCAGGGGGGATCCTCGAACGGAGACTTGCCGGCCTTCCCCGAAGGCATGGATGCCGGCGATTTGCCGGCACAGCCCAATGGCAAGATATCGGGCGATCTGCCCGCATTGCCCAACGGCTCGAAGCCGGACAACATGCCGGCATTGCCCAACGGCATGACACCGGACAATCTGCCTCCCTTACCTGAGGGGATAACGCCTCAAGAAATGATGGAGATGTTCCGGAACGGTGCAGGCATGGGCGGTATGCCTGGCGGCATGCCGGGCATGAATCAAGAAGGCGTCGACGAGAAGACGCTTGCTTTCTTGCAGGAGAGCAATACGGGTGAAACGTACCTTTTTGCAACAACAGACTATACCACAGCTGCGCCGTACATCATCGATGAGAATGAGAAAGTCATCTCGATGGGCGGGTTTTCCGGTCAGGATCCCGTCTATACCCCGGAGAAGCTTGAAGCGATGGTGAAGGCGGGCGAGTTGAAATATTTCCTCCTTGGCGGAGGCGGTATGCGGGGAGGAAGCGGCGAGGTGACCGCGTGGATTCAGAAGCATGGCAAGGTAGTGCCTACGGGGGCATGGAAGAGCGGAGAATCCGCGGCGGACAACACATCCAATACGTCCAGCACATTCAACCGTCTACAAGACGCTCCATTAATGAACCGGATGTTTGGGGAAGCGATACTATATGAAGTGATTTTGCCATAG